The Sabethes cyaneus chromosome 1, idSabCyanKW18_F2, whole genome shotgun sequence DNA segment CATgtgattttttacagtgtaGGCATTTGCTGCGAAGCAAACAGTTTTCATAGTTCTCGTCCTCGTGGCGTTCGCCGCACTTTTGACATCTACGGTGGCTCTTACAGTATTCTGTTTTATGATTGTAACGTAAACATTTTTGGCAAAATAGTAACTTTTGCACGAATGGCTGTACTTTGCTTTGACAGCAGAACAGTCGCACTTTCTCGGGGAGACGGCTTGCTCGAAAGGTGACGGATATTCTGGTTGAAGGTTGTTTTTCTCGGTTTACATAACGATTTAGACGGTAGACGCTTACCTCAGGAACCTCGCTTTGTAGTTCGTTTCGAATTTCTTCTGTTGTGATGTTAATCGGGATACCAGAGATTACTCCCGTTATGCAGACCACGTGTTTTGGAATGTATGCTATATACGTATCATCTTTATTGTTGATAGTATCAATAATCGAATTTGCTCTGTAGTAGCTTTTCAGTACTACCATTATCTTATTCCTGCCGACTTGTCTCATATCGATTATATGGTTTTTATACGCTGGAAAACCGCGCAGCTTTGAGCCCAAAGAGAATTTGTTTATTCTTCCATTTTGTTGAGTGTCTCTCAATTCTACATACACTCGGTATGGCGCTTCGTCTTGGATTGTGTATTCGAATTTCTCTCTCTGATGACTGTTCGGCCTGCTGACTTCGTTGTTTGTTCCGCCAGGATCCGGCGGGTCTTCCACTTCCATTCTAACCTCACTTTTCAACCAAAAAGGTTTCTGCTTTCGCTTTTTTTCGATAAACTAGCACTTTAACTAGATCTTTGATCTTTCAACACCCTTTATGCACTCAATGACTCTCACTTTTCTGTTCGCACTCAAATACAGCCACTATGTAGTTTAAAATCGCGACAATTTCGAAAATCAACCGACACGTGTGACTAACTTTTTGAGAATGGTCAAAAATATCACTCGATTTAAAAAGACTTGTTTAGATTGTCTATTGTCTCTTCTGTGACAGAAGTTCTGTGGTCCCTAAacgttttataatatttattattgttttcaaatttgtcgaccaacatttcttcttcttcttcttctttaatCTGGTCGAAGCAGACATCTGTCAGCTTCTGTGGTTGGCCCAGTAACTTTGACTATATGGCCAGAATCGTTGCTCCCAACGGTTAGTGTGTAACGACTAGTCGTTCAATCTTCCAGATCCAGATTTTGTTTCCATCGTTTTTATACTTCGTTGTGTGGCCCTGTGATCTACACTGAAACAAAGATCATGGTAACTGTTACCATATTAAGgggtaaaattaaaaatgatgcaacagtgaatttttgcagaaaagcaTCCATGCTTGACTAGACCATGGTTCCCGTTGTTTTTACCATGCTTTTACCTACATGACGGTATGGTAATTCTGAGTATCCCATAGtattataatggtatattttaccatgattttttttatattgaatGGTAATAACAACCATGAGTATGGTAAttttaaacattgttgtgaacCTGAAATACCATTCAAAGGTAATATATTTAggaaataattaattttctaataaaagaaaGGATAGCGATTTATTTCAGAGtagtttattttaaatattgtttttatataatTGATTACAAAAAATATCTTTTAATTCTGATATAATTCTTATTCTCTACATTATACAGATGAATAGGTGGCCCATCGTATGAGTCAATTTTAGTCAAACTGAATTTATTGTATTTACCAACTACTTTGAATGATGCTAAGTGATGTGTGTACTCTGAAACCTGCCACTGCTGACACGCTACATATAATACATTATTAGCAATCAGTATATCTATAATTTCAAATAGCTCTACTTTCTGAAAATCCATTGACGACCTTGTGAGGAAATGGCCAACTTTGTACATAGTTCCTTTATATGATATTGATTTGGAGGCATAGAAGCAAGAATtcaaaaaatcactttttaagTTTAAATATGGAAAATAGTGCATATCAATGAGTTTAATCTTAACGAATTTTTTTATAACTGGCAACTCTTCGAAGAATTTAGAGTGACTGGCATTATATGAGAAAATTAAGTTAGCTTTTGTACAAAGTGTATGGCAAATATTGCGTCGAGACGTAATGTTTCTACAATACCTCTTAAAAACTTGATGAAATGCTTCGAAACGAAAACTCCAAGTATACCGCGGTGGCCCTGTTTTTCTTATAGCTTCTGGATAATGCAGCAGTATATGATATTTTGGTTTAAGTTTTTTATCAAATAAATCTTTATAGAGTGTATGGTGGTAGATTATCTGTTGTTGTAAAGTTTCTAACAACTTTTCATTGAACCTTGGTAAGAGAACCAGATCAGCAAGTTCAACCAATGAAAGCGCGAAGTTCCAAATTTCGTCATTCTCTGCAATTAGTTCACCAAAGATTAATGGAAAATAATGAATGAAAAGCATCATTTCACGGGAAGTCATTTTGAAATTAGTAGTTTTTATCTGCTCTTTTGtgattattttaaaagtatttcgtttttcagtgTCGCCGTAATCAAACATTTGAATTCGGTAGTTTATAGTTTGCAATGAAATATTAAGATTTTTTATCATGTAGTTTAAAACGAGAGCTATATCGTAATTACATATCCCATGTGAATATAGGTCATGCATTGGGTCAACAATTGCAGTATCAGCGACGTGGTAGTAAACTAATTGATTAAAACCGGACGCTTCTTTAATTCCTGTCTCTTTATAACCTTTAGCTAGATCTTCCaagtaattatttttattccgATTTATGTCAGGGTTAAGACAAACCATTTCTTGAGAATCATACttgtttattttgcaaaatctgCAATAATATAAAGAGCTGAAAGAATTCGCATATCCCATTAAACAATTCATTCCTAAATTGTCTCCAAGTATTCCTGCTAATACAAAATTAACTACGATAGTTTTACCAGCAATTATCAATTCTAATCCATTGCTTTCTAAATCGCATAGAATAGCTATTAACTCCTTTAATGATTCGGATGGACCTAACTCTGCCATATCTTTTGACTTCACGAACCCAGCGACAAACAAGTTTTCCAAACGTGATAGAAAGTGTGATGGAATAGTTGGAAAGTTATAGTACAACCCACATACCTTATGAGTTCCTGAATGTGCACCAATTGCGTCATTTATTTCTACGTCAtccgaaaataagaaaaaaggaataactgctttgttgccaaattttgatttgattCCCTGCCATAGACTTCCGTTTACAACATTTGCTATATTGCTCTCCTGTTCTAATCTGCGCATATTTTCTATTGTCTCTTCATAAATATTTCCAGTCTCGAAAAATTTTTTGATTTGATGTTTGATTGGCATCAGGCAACTTTTAGAACGGATATTTCCCTCTTTATCCTTGTAACTTACACTTTTTGGTGCATCATGCAGATGCATATTTTTAAGTtggcttttaaatttttgcTCTGAAGCAATAAACTGAAACGGGTCTCGCAAATCATCTAATAATTGTTGGAAACAGGGGTCCTCAGGTATAGGTGCTAATAAGTTCAATGTGTCACATATTGGAACGACAATGTCTCTGGAGATATCCCTTTGAAGATCGAGTACATCTTTTCGTGTAAGATTTTTTTTACTATGTAGGTTAAGTGTGAAATTCAAAATACATTTTCGTAGACTATGCCTTATATCTAAAATTTTCTCTTCgcttattttctccttttccgtTTCGTCATTTTTCAACGCTCCTGTAGAAAACTCCACATCGCAAAGAATTGGCATATTTTCCTCTGTATTTGAAATTTCCTGTGACTCTTGGTAAGGTGTGTAATTTTCATTGTCGACTTTGCACTCAAAAACATCGGCATGCTGCATGTTAACATGTCGTTTGAAACGATAAACATCTTGGAATGAAGCTGTTGGTATATAAATCGAACATTTATACTTGAAGGTTGATGGTGTTCCATGTAGCAGAGTTAAATGATCGAGAAGATATTGAAAGTTATCATACGGTTCCTTGCACAGTTGGCAGTTCATTATGGTGCTCTCTCAAATATGCTAATAACTGTAACAACTGAGTGTTCTTCGATTTTCGCATGTAGTCAATATTGTAAAAAAATCGACTGATGAAACACCAGAAAATTTCACAGCTTTCAGGATACTCAAAACCAAGGATAGTTTTGAGCTTTAGAACAACATCCAGGCAACGTAGAAAAGAAGGGAGCTGATACTCCAGCGATTTCGTAACGACGAAATATGATTCGAAACTATTAGGTTTTCCAATAACACAAATTCTAGGTGACAATGATTGGTTATTAGAAGTAAACTCTTCTCGCAAATCACAGAGCGCCTTTTTGTACTCCTGTTGAGTATCAAATATACGGCATACGTCAATTTGCGCCTGAAGAATCGTTGGTAGTTTTTTATTCGATGCCCTAACCGGCTTTAGAATAGCATGGAAAACAGTGCAAATAATGTAGTCACGGGAGTCTGAAAATACAAGAAAAAaggcatatacatacatatgcaTTATATTCATAAATTACCAAATATACCTAGAGGTAAATTTGGGTCATCCAATAACATCACAAGCTCTAGAGAGAAATGGTCTTTTATGTTGCTTATCTGAATGTACTTTATAAAGTGAACTGCGAACTGCTCCCAATTTTCaaacagattttttgttttgtttattcccTCGTGTAGGATGTCAAAATCGCAATCAACCTTAAATAAAGATTTTTAATTAGTATTAGTATTACTATATTTGCACTAACTTATAATTACCAATAAGTATCCATTTTTATCACATAATCTTGGCCATTCTTGAATggtattttgcttatttacatcTTCGTCTTTTAGAATACTCCTAAGACGCAGCAAAAAGCACTCTTTCCACTGTTGAAAAACTTTTTCGCCGGGTTCTGAATTATTACGCATCCAGTTTCTGAAAGCCGTCAGTCTTTCAACCTCTGTGTAAAAAATATACTGTTTAATTGTACTTTGATATTATTGTAATTTTAAGGTTACCTGCAGCCGAAAGTTCCAATGCTTTGGAATGCAAATTTTGCAAGACGTTTACACGCTTGTTCTTAACCAAAGTCTTTTTGTGTCTATTGTGGAAACGATCATAAATTAAACCCGATGGGTTTTTTTTGTTCGCCTTATAGTCTCGTGGATTATAGTAGATTtcctaaaaatgaaaaatgtttattAAAATTACGTATATTTTTTTAGCTGCTCATGATGAATTTATTTATGAATTAAATTTATGGTAACTACCGGGATTTCCGGAGGAAAACGTTCAGAGATGAGCTGGGCGAATCGTGCCATGTCTGGTAGCGGAAAATTGCGGCGACGAGCAATGTAATAATCGACGATAGTATGAGCCAAAGATCTTCGTTGTTCAGAATCCAATTTGTTGTGCATTTGGTAATGTTCGGTTATTATTTTGCCCTTTTCATTACGATTCAAAATATCTTCGAGCAAATGAATTGTCACACTAGTTGATAGTAGCTTGTGTTCTGATACTCCGGGTAACACACAGCTTTCCACATCCATAGGCATTTCTGTATTGGACGGAAATTGTGGACATAGTGCGCTTTCTTCCCATTGAATTAGCTTTTTACGTAGAGCATGCTTATGCCCTGTCCATTTGGCAACCGAAAAAACATCTTCGAGTGCTCTTTCGTCCGATAGTTTTAAATATTCTACCGTAATTCCATGTCCTTTAATGGCGATATTTAAGCATGACTGAATTTGTAGACAAAATATATCTTACCAACTAAAATAGCATAAATGGCTGGATCCAATTCCCACTCATCAACTATAAGTTTGTGTAGTTCcggatttttttcagtttctatTGTGGGGAAAttaaaatataatatatttaCATTTCAACGAAGGTTTCATACTACTTACCGATAATGAATTGCGGGTCAGCCATGTAGTCGTCAACACTTATTTCAACCTGATTTGCATTCATTTTATACCGGATTTCGtatgcaaaataaaattttctgtcCGAATCTGTTGCAACGCTTTCATCAAAATGGCGAACAAATGCAAATTTGCTATCACTGAAGAAAATACCATGTTCAGAGTGGGTTTAAAAATTTAGTCTTGTAAAAAGTAAtgataaatctttttatttataCCATTTTCATAGTAAAAATATAAGTATGTCATAGTAATTCCGAACAGCTCATGGTTAATTTTACTATTTAATGAGAATGGTATTTTCTACATTGGTAACATAGTTTGCATTACCATGATGTTCGTTTCAGTGTATAGTTCAAACAACGTACAACGTAGCTGGCAACAAAATTGCCAGGTAGTTGAACTATTTTTCTGCTCTGCATTTTTATCGTACGTGATTATGCAATTACATTGCATTTATTTCTCCTTCAACAACTGAATTCGctaagtcaaaatatttttttgtgcactgtttaaatttatttttggtttcCTCGTCGTTCCCCAGTTGACTGATAAAATCAGTATAGTAGGACATTATTGTCGTTCTGATGGTTTGGCGAGCAGTCCATTCTGCTTTCATTCGAGCTTCACTCATTAGATTTTCCCACTTATccttttcaaatttattgttttgACTATTTAAAGCGACGCCATCCTTAGCGCGATAGTTATTGCTACTAAGGATTCTGTCCCGTTCACTTGTAGTCTGCATTGCATTTGTTGGTTCCATGGGGTGGCCTTCATCTTTACGCAGTCTCTTAGTTCCTTGCTTTTTTGGTTGGTCCGGATACGTTTTCACTGCTGGACTGATTTTCTCTCGCTCCTGGTTTGTTCGTCGCCATTGTTCACGTAGAGATTCACCATGCTGTGTAGATGCGTACGTTTCACCTAACACTGGGAATTCGTTGAGGTCCTCCAAGGGTGCATACGCGTTTTTCGTTTGAAGAGAGAAACATTCTCTGGCTTCGGTAAAGGTGATTGCTGACTTAGACATCaacattttaatgtttttttgtcTGATCCTTTCCGGGCATTTTTCATCTAACATCGAATGATCTTCTGATTTGCAATGGGCACACTTCGGTTTGTTTGTGCATAAATTGAATTCTTCTGCTGTTTCGTGTTGTCCGGCACATATCTTGCATCTACGGTGCCCTTTACAACGTTCTTCACTGTGATTGAACCTGAGACATTTGCCACAAGCAACCAACTTTTGCGCAAATGGCCTAACTCTCGTACTACAACAAAATAGACGAACTCGATCCGGTAGCGTTTTCGCTCTAAACCTTACACTTATACGATTCGCTGGAACTTTAACATTATTCACATAACGGCTTAATCGTTTCACGCTGATGATTGGAACGTCGGAGAGAATTTCAGCCATAATTTCTTCCTCTGTTATATCCGCTGGGATTCCGTCAACTAAACCCGTCACTGTGACGAGGTGTAGAGGCACGTATGCCTTGTAGCTGCTCGTGTTACTTTTGTTTATTTCGTCGACTAGCATGTTAGCTTTTACGTAATTACtgacaaaaatcagtattctatTTCGTCCAACTTGTTTCATATCCGATAGGTAGTGCTTGAACTGTTCCATTTTCCTTAATGTGGATCCAACCGAGAATTTATTGATTCTTTGCTCTCCTTCATCCCGCTGCTCGATGTATATTCTGTATGGTCCAGTATCGACATCCGTATACAAAACATTGGAAAATTCCTTCGTCCGCTGATGACGTGCTTCCAAACGATGTGCTCCTGCTCCGTTATTGTTCGGTTCCATGTCGTGGTCCAATTGTTCTGCTCTGTTCAGCTTGTCAGGTGGTTTTTTCACTTCCTCCATTTTGAGCTTAGGTTATGACGAAATGGCGATCACGTGATCACACCgtaacttttctttttttgagCTACACTATTAAGGTGTAGAAATCTTAAAAGATCAAACGATTACTTTTGATAATGTTCTGTTCTGTTAAAAGAATATCTGAAAATTCTCCCGAATAAGCACACTTCACGAAGAGTTGAAAAAACACGTCCGTTCACGGCAGCTATTTCCGGTTGAATCCGACCAACATTTGAacggggcggataagccaactgtcaaacagaacgagtgaggaCTTGGAGGAGTTCATTttactacactgagaaaacttatcgtatagtttctatgtgtccctacatatagatttttgcaatgtgcccagtaaatgatttttatgtgccaaacagttatcatttatagagcttgctaagggttacaaaaacttatcgtttttcactcaaacgtatgtttttttaccggggtattactgggggaaaacaaaaacaaacgtgtaaaatcaatgtaaaatctaacaacagcaacaacaaatcgcgcgtcgatgtgtgcgtgcggcaaacgtcagcaagctcaatgtgcaagcgaaaaataagcacatactattcatatgcgtataatttttatgtgtataattgcacatactaccgtggacccccgttcgtttgaccgtttttaatctgaacactttttaatttgaaccccgttggtttgcacgacgtgcaaattaaaaatggttcaaacgtcatactcaatatgacatcatttgcttatgcagacaatgcgcataaacacgatttgtttgtgctgatttagcgtgtttaatctgtttcacaatgcgtttttctaacgattatggtagaaatccgatcggagaatgaatattcgctgcctgcaactgccaactgaatcaaaccaccaaaacaataacaaagaacagggctgCCAGtttacacaagttccagcatatttagggttaccaattgttcaaattaaaaactaaccccgttagtttgcatgagtaatcgttcaaacgaacgggggttcacTGTATTCATACGcgaataatttttatgtgtatttctggaagGATTGCGTTTGTATGCGGCTCATGGTAATCATAtggatttcatatggaaatttactattatagcgaattcataaattaacctggctcaggtcgattagcactcagttttaatcgaagtgctgtcaaagcgttcataaattaaccgagattgcatttcggttaaactgacagcattcggtttgaagcgcaggttaaaactgtctagcattacggtttacgggttgAACTGTCAAACTGctcgtatcg contains these protein-coding regions:
- the LOC128745332 gene encoding uncharacterized protein LOC128745332, with protein sequence MNANQVEISVDDYMADPQFIIETEKNPELHKLIVDEWELDPAIYAILVGHGITVEYLKLSDERALEDVFSVAKWTGHKHALRKKLIQWEESALCPQFPSNTEMPMDVESCVLPGVSEHKLLSTSVTIHLLEDILNRNEKGKIITEHYQMHNKLDSEQRRSLAHTIVDYYIARRRNFPLPDMARFAQLISERFPPEIPEIYYNPRDYKANKKNPSGLIYDRFHNRHKKTLVKNKRVNVLQNLHSKALELSAAEVERLTAFRNWMRNNSEPGEKVFQQWKECFLLRLRSILKDEDVNKQNTIQEWPRLCDKNGYLLVDCDFDILHEGINKTKNLFENWEQFAVHFIKYIQISNIKDHFSLELVMLLDDPNLPLDSRDYIICTVFHAILKPVRASNKKLPTILQAQIDVCRIFDTQQEYKKALCDLREEFTSNNQSLSPRICVIGKPNSFESYFVVTKSLEYQLPSFLRCLDVVLKLKTILGFEYPESCEIFWCFISRFFYNIDYMRKSKNTQLLQLLAYLREHHNELPTVQGTV